From Paenibacillus sp. FSL H8-0537:
CGAACTATGGCGGGCTTCCAGGGCCTGAAGAGGAGGATATCAACACGATGCATCGTTACCGGGACGCTATCGTACATGCGGAGAAAGATTCGGAGCAGTTCGAGCGGATGATGTTTGGGGCGTATGTATTGTTCCCTTACCCGGATGAAAAGATATATAAGGAGCATCGATTATACAAAAGCATAAGGGCGGTTAATGTCGGGGCATTTCCTTTTCTGCCGGGATCAACAAAATTGTTGGAAGAGTTTCTGGATGAGATTATTTTGGACAGTCCGGAGAATGCATATGAGCGAGCTGTTCGACCAAAAGGGTCGAAGGAGTATTACGATAACAAGTATAGCGGAAAAAATGTACTGGTCGGTTGCATGAGCCGCGAGGAACAGTTGGAAGTAGCGCTGAAGCATAATTTTTATCATACCCCGCTCGAGAATATTACGAATCATAAGATCCTTACACAATTGGAGTATGTGGCGCTTTATCAATCAAAGAAGTTTTTCGATAAGACTAATGAAATAGTAGGTGTGAGATACTACGGAAGAATAAGGGATTGGAAGATTATGAAACGCGGCGAAATCACAGTAATTCCCTCAAAGAATAATCCTCCGGATAAACTTTATATAGTATTCGAAATCGAGGACTGGGAGACAAGGAAAAAAAACATTCTCCCCGGTGGTCATGGGGTTCGAAGCATCGCTTTCACATCAAAGTATATATTCGACCGGGCATTGGAAATAGCCGAGTTGAAGTTGGAGAATGAAGAAGAGCTGCTTTTATGGCGTGAAGCGCGACGGAGAGGTCGTGTCAAAGTGAGGCTAGATCATGCACATATTGATGATGCAAAGAAGGTAATGAGTGTGAAATTAGAAGAGAATAATCAGTAGGTAGAAAGTTATTAATACCGTTCCTATTAATAACAAAAGATGCTTTGGATTAATTCAGTTATAGTGTCCTCAATATACAATTAAAATGTTCATTAAGGAGGATGGAAGGGTAATCATTGCTTCTCTCCTAAAAGAAGATTCCGCTGAAAGGATGTTAGGCTATTAACCGACATCCTTTCAGCTTTTTTCTTGATTGGACGGGAGAATACTCACATACCAATGTGACATTACAATAGATGTCTATCCTCTAAAACCTGTTGCATAAAGAGGAGTCTTGCCTCATTTTGTCGAATTATACCAGCATAAGAATTCGGAAAGAAGAATCTCTACATAAGATTTGTTTAGTTTTTGAATCAAGGCTACATGCTAGCATTCCAACACAAGAAGGTGCCTAATGATTATATACAGTAGCTCTGTTGCTGACTTTAAAGAGGCAGTGGATGACAATAAGATTACTAATAGGATCGAAGCTGCGTTTGTTGAAAAGCTAGGGAGGAAGCCTGCGATCTCGGAACGACGTTCTTGGAATAATTCGATGCAGTTCATGGAACGGATCATCCGGAATTCGAAGGTTGCTGATGACTGTGGCGTGTTGATTGAATACAATATTCCATCTACAAGTAAACGGATCGACTTCCTCATTGCCGGTCAGGACGATAAACAGAATCAAAACTTCATTATTGTGGAGCTCAAGCAATGGGAAGAAGCATGGTCGACGGAGAAAGAAGATATCGTCAAGACATCATTAAATGGCGGGGTGAGAGAAACTACGCATCCATCCTACCAAGCATGGTCTTATAGACAATATATCGTTGATATGAATGCAGCCGTACATAGTCAGGATGTTAACGCACATTCTGTTGCTTTCTTGCATAATTACCAAGAAAAAAATCCTGAACCTCTCAAGTCCAAACAGTATGAGAAAATGATTGCGGAGGCTCCTTTATTTTTGTCTCATGAGACGAAGAAGCTGCAAGAGTTTATTTTTAAATATGTTGGCAAAGGCAAAGGAATGGAGCTCCTTTACAATATTGAAAATGGGAAAATAACGCCTTCCAAAGCGTTGATTGACCACATAAGCGCTCTATTTGATGGTAATTCAGATTTTGTACTTCTCGATGAGCAGAAGGTTGCTTATGAGACCATCGTAACCCTTGCTAAGAAACAAGATAAAAAGAGGACGATTGTCATAAAAGGTGGGCCAGGTACGGGGAAATCCGTTATTTCTATGAACTCTCTTGGAGGCTTGCTGCGTAACAGCTTAAATGTAAAATTTGTCGCGCCTAATTCCTCTTTTCGAAATGTGATGGTGGAAATGTTGACGCAGCAAAGCTCCAGATCGAAGACGAGAACGAAGAGCTTGTTTCTAGGATCGGGCAGCTTTGTTGATACGGATGCTGATACGTTTGACGTTTTAATCGTAGATGAAGCACATCGTCTGAAAGGTAAAGGCGCCTATATGTATAAAGGTGTGAATCAAATTGAAGACATTATCAAAAGTACAAAAACTAGCGTGTTTTTCATCGACGATATGCAAAGGATTAGACCCGATGATATCGGTACGGTAGATGAAATCAAGAGAATGAGCAAGGAGTTAGGAGCAGAATACCATGAGTATTCTTTGCATGCTCAATTTCGATGTGCTGGAGCAGAAGGCTATTTAAACTGGGTTGATGACGTGCTAGACATCAGGAAGACGGGAAATTTTAACGGGTGGGATAAGGCGGTTTTCGATTTTCGCATTGTTGATTCACCGCATCGTTTGTATGAGCTTATTAAAGATAAACAAGCTAACGGTCATAAAGCACGTCTGTTAGCCGGTTATGCATGGAGCTGGACAGGCCCGAAACTAGGGAATACAAATGGACAGATTGAAGATGTTATTTTGGAGGAGCATGGCTTTAAAATGCCATGGAACGGCTACGCCATTCGTGAATCATGGGCCATCCATCCTGAAGGAATTGACCAAATAGGCTGCGTTCATACGACACAAGGGCTGGAGTTTGAGTATGTCGGTGTCATTATCGGTAATGATTTAAGATACGATGCTGAGACAGGCACTTTGTTTTCTGATTTCAAGGACTATAAAGATGTAACGGGGAAAAAGGGCTTGAAAAACGATCCGGCCAGACTCAATGCCCTTATCAAGAATATCTACAAAATCCTAATGTCCAGAGGAATGAAGGGCTGTTATATCTACTGCAGGGATCAAGCCCTTCAATCTTATATCCAGAATCGACTGGCAAAAACGACAAAAGATTAGGTACTCCTTCAATAAACATTTCTATGCTAATGAGTAGAGTTTACTTATTTGAAATGAGCGATTTCCAGTTCTCTTGGGCTTGGCTCTCTTAGTCAGAAATTTTTTTGTGTTATAATCTGTGTATAGGTTTTGAAGTCTAGGCTAAGGACGGTGAAACAAATGGATCAAATGAAAGATCTTCAAAAGCTTATTAAACTCACAGGTGATCGAGCCAAGCTGGATGCTAAGGCTAACGAAACATATATTGTTTATAAGACGAATGAAGGTGAAATGGTAAGGGAATACAATGACGGACTTATAATACCTGTTACTGGGCAGGGGGATCCTGATGCCTGATCAGACTCCAATCATGTATGTATTTGCTGGGAACAATGGGAGTGGGAAAAGCACGATTCGAAACCTTATTGTGGACAGAATCGGAATAAGTGTTAATATTGATCCCGATGCTTTGGCACGAGGTCTTGATTCGGTTAATCCTGAAAGTCGAAAGGTATCTGCTGGGAAGGAAGCGATAAAACTAGCCAAGGAATGTATCCGGAATAGTCGTGACTTTTCCGTGGAGACAACACTAGCAGGTGGGAATGTCATACGTCTCATGAATGCTGCCAAGGCCAATGGATTCAGGGTTACGATGTTTTATGTGGGTCTTGGAGATTATCATTTGAATCTTGAACGGGTTGCTGTTCGGGTGAAAAATGGTGGACATCATATTCCCTCAGACGATATTATAAGACGTCATCAAACCTCTATTCAAAACTTGCTCTCTAACCTGCACTTACTAGACCATTTAATTGTGATTGACAATAGTCTATCAGAAGGAAGGATAATTCTGGAAGTGGACGACGGTTCAATTACATTTTGTTCAGACGCTGTACCTTCTTGGATTGAGTGTATCATACAGAGGCTAGAATTATAGGAAGAACAGTCAAGTAACGAGGACTGTTCTTTTTTTTGTTCCATTATCAAATGGAGTGGACTCCGTTGTCTCATGGAGCAGCTTGAGCAATTTACCGCACGAGGCGGGCAACTGCGGGTGATCACGACTACCTATATGGAAGCGACAGATTTCAAAGCGGTTATGGAGCTAAGCAAGCTGCC
This genomic window contains:
- a CDS encoding DUF2075 domain-containing protein, whose amino-acid sequence is MIIYSSSVADFKEAVDDNKITNRIEAAFVEKLGRKPAISERRSWNNSMQFMERIIRNSKVADDCGVLIEYNIPSTSKRIDFLIAGQDDKQNQNFIIVELKQWEEAWSTEKEDIVKTSLNGGVRETTHPSYQAWSYRQYIVDMNAAVHSQDVNAHSVAFLHNYQEKNPEPLKSKQYEKMIAEAPLFLSHETKKLQEFIFKYVGKGKGMELLYNIENGKITPSKALIDHISALFDGNSDFVLLDEQKVAYETIVTLAKKQDKKRTIVIKGGPGTGKSVISMNSLGGLLRNSLNVKFVAPNSSFRNVMVEMLTQQSSRSKTRTKSLFLGSGSFVDTDADTFDVLIVDEAHRLKGKGAYMYKGVNQIEDIIKSTKTSVFFIDDMQRIRPDDIGTVDEIKRMSKELGAEYHEYSLHAQFRCAGAEGYLNWVDDVLDIRKTGNFNGWDKAVFDFRIVDSPHRLYELIKDKQANGHKARLLAGYAWSWTGPKLGNTNGQIEDVILEEHGFKMPWNGYAIRESWAIHPEGIDQIGCVHTTQGLEFEYVGVIIGNDLRYDAETGTLFSDFKDYKDVTGKKGLKNDPARLNALIKNIYKILMSRGMKGCYIYCRDQALQSYIQNRLAKTTKD
- a CDS encoding zeta toxin family protein, translating into MPDQTPIMYVFAGNNGSGKSTIRNLIVDRIGISVNIDPDALARGLDSVNPESRKVSAGKEAIKLAKECIRNSRDFSVETTLAGGNVIRLMNAAKANGFRVTMFYVGLGDYHLNLERVAVRVKNGGHHIPSDDIIRRHQTSIQNLLSNLHLLDHLIVIDNSLSEGRIILEVDDGSITFCSDAVPSWIECIIQRLEL